AGGATTTCAAGCGGTATGTCGGGGCGCAGATTGGCATTTATAACCCACGTGGGGAAAAGGTGGGTGTGGTCAGCCATCTGCGGAACCGGGAATTTCTCTACGTGGCATCCCGCGAAGACCTTGCGCCGGCGCTGATGTCTGTCACGGCTGCACAGCATCGGCAGGGCTGGCTGTTCGGTGAATCTTAGTGTGAGGACTATGCCCGTGTTTCGCCGTTGGGTTGCAACCAGACCAGTTGCCTGCTTCTTTGGCCTGACAGTTCTGCTCTCCTGGTCGTACTGGTTGACGCTGCTTGCCAGCGGGCAACAGGTTCGTCCGGGGTCATCCGCCACGCATCTGCCAGGCTTGTTGGGACCTCTGGTGGCAGCCGTCATCATCACCTGGCTGGCATTTGGGCAAGCCGCCCTGCTGGCGTTCATAAAAAGCGCCCTCGTGCTGCCGCACCCCCGTTTTCAAAATGCTCTCCTTGCCTCGTCGCCGCTTCTGATTGCCGGCGTCACCTTCCTGGGGCTTGCTGCCGCAGGTGGGGAACTGCCGTCCCGGCAAGCGTTTTGTGCCTATCCAGGCGCTCCGGCGGACACCCCGTTGCTGATACTTCTGCCGGCTGTGCTGCTTCTCAACGGTTATGGAGAGGAAGCCGGTTGGCGTGGCTTTGCCACGCGGCATCTTGCTCCAAAGCTTGGAAGATTTCGCGCCACGCTGGTCGTGGCATCTGTCTGGGCGGTCTGGCACGCGCCGCTCTTCTGGCTCAATGCGAGTATGCAGGCGCTGGTCGGGCCGGTCCTGCTGGGGTGGGGCTTCGGGCTGTTGTGCGCGGCTTTTCTGCTCGCCGGCCTATACTTCCTTTCCCAGGAAAGTGTTCTGGTCGTTGCCGTGTGGCACACGCTCTACAACTTCAC
This window of the Chloracidobacterium sp. N genome carries:
- a CDS encoding CPBP family intramembrane glutamic endopeptidase, with protein sequence MPVFRRWVATRPVACFFGLTVLLSWSYWLTLLASGQQVRPGSSATHLPGLLGPLVAAVIITWLAFGQAALLAFIKSALVLPHPRFQNALLASSPLLIAGVTFLGLAAAGGELPSRQAFCAYPGAPADTPLLILLPAVLLLNGYGEEAGWRGFATRHLAPKLGRFRATLVVASVWAVWHAPLFWLNASMQALVGPVLLGWGFGLLCAAFLLAGLYFLSQESVLVVAVWHTLYNFTVATPAGTGTPAALITTVVIVWGAWFAFVWSREPNSSNA